The following proteins are co-located in the Silene latifolia isolate original U9 population chromosome 1, ASM4854445v1, whole genome shotgun sequence genome:
- the LOC141646777 gene encoding uncharacterized protein LOC141646777, whose amino-acid sequence MTNKFCVKALDRSLRDVMRFHNPQCADQPFGGKVVVFGGDFRQILPVVPKGSRQDIVHAALNSSYLWNSCTMLKLTKNMRLQSTSSSSSANEVKEFSDWILNVWDGNAGECNDGEAIIPIKDDLLIKEANDPIEAIVESTYPSLHENMWVSKYFKERAILAPTNEIVAKVNDYVLSKMTVDMKDYLSSDSISKAEGYASNQEELYSTEFLNSIRCSGLPNHKIALKIGTPIMLMRNLDQSAGLCNGIILVVNQLGNHIIQATVITGTNIGHKVLIPRMSLTPSANSTLPINFQRRQFPVMVCYAMTINKSQGQSLSHVGLYLPRPFFSHGQLYVAISRVTSKKGQKILICDHDSRTLSTTENVVYKEVFENL is encoded by the coding sequence ATGACCAACAAATTTTGTGTCAAAGCTTTGGACAGAAGTTTGAGAGATGTAATGCGCTTTCACAATCCGCAATGTGCTGACCAACCATTTGGTGGTAAAGTGGTTGTATTTGGAGGAGATTTTCGACAAATCCTGCCTGTTGTCCCCAAAGGAAGTAGACAAGATATTGTGCATGCCGCATTAAACTCCTCATATCTGTGGAATTCATGTACAATGTTGAAGCTCACAAAAAACATGCGACTCCAATCAACTAGCTCGAGCTCAAGTGCGAATGAGGTAAAAGAGTTTTCAGATTGGATACTGAATGTTTGGGATGGCAATGCCGGAGAATGCAATGATGGAGAAGCTATTATACCCATAAAAGATGACCTTCTAATAAAGGAGGCGAATGATCCTATAGAGGCAATTGTTGAGAGCACATATCCATCCCTTCATGAAAATATGTGGGTATCAAAGTACTTTAAAGAGAGGGCAATTCTAGCCCCTACAAACGAAATAGTTGCGAAGGTCAATGATTATGTTTTATCGAAGATGACCGTGGATATGAAAGATTACTTGAGTTCTGATAGCATTAGCAAAGCCGAGGGATATGCGAGTAATCAAGAAGAGTTGTACTCCACTGAGTTCCTGAACTCCATTAGATGCTCTGGTCTTCCAAATCACAAAATAGCATTAAAGATTGGCACCCCGATTATGCTCATGAGAAACCTTGATCAGTCAGCTGGGTTATGCAATGGAATTATATTGGTAGTCAACCAACTCGGAAACCATATAATCCAAGCCACTGTTATCACCGGGACCAACATAGGCCACAAGGTTCTCATTCCACGAATGAGTTTAACCCCATCTGCTAACAGTACACTACCTATAAATTTTCAGCGCAGACAATTTCCGGTGATGGTTTGCTATGCGATGACTATAAACAAAAGTCAAGGACAGTCACTTTCGCATGTTGGATTGTATCTTCCAAGGCCGTTTTTTAGTCATGGTCAACTTTATGTTGCAATCTCTAGAGTCACTAGCAAAAAGGGACAAAAAATTCTAATATGCGACCATGATAGCCGCACTCTTAGCACTACTGAAAATGTAGTGTACAAAGAAGTGTTTGAGAATCTATAG
- the LOC141646766 gene encoding uncharacterized protein LOC141646766, which produces MFKYINKGNDRVTVAVSAGDSEDVDEIKIYYDCRYILACQEAWRNFGFDIYYRTPSVERLNFHLPGEQSVVYNESDSLDAILDKRSIDESMFASWMECNKKYDEAKNLTYAEFPEKFVWKAKLREWKPRQKGYSIGRIYHASPGSGERYYFRTLLNHVRGPTCYEDIRRVDGIPYNSFRNACYARGLLDDDKEYIDGIEEASRWGSATYLRSLFVTLLTSGSVSRVQDQRRYGKKHGGYYQTTSCTDSEDSQLTEEDLKNYTLIKIENLLQKNGSSLEKFPSMTVPSENFIRESGNRLIAEELRYDKKCLAEELSKLLPCLTDEQRNVYDLIMTTVANDQGGLFFIYGHGGTGKTLENTMCRNSFQGRESTASCFKWNRSIVVTRRGNRTF; this is translated from the exons ATGTTTAAATATATAAACAAAGGTAATGATCGCGTTACTGTGGCTGTCTCTGCCGGTGATTCAGAAGATGTGGATGAGATCAAGATATATTATGATTGCCGTTACATTTTAGCATGTCAAGAAGCTTGGAGGAATTTTGGGTTTGATATATATTATCGAACACCATCGGTTGAAAGACTGAACTTCCATCTCCCAGGGGAGCAAAGTGTTGTGTACAACGAGTCAGACTCACTCGATGCCATATTGGATAAGCGTTCTATTGACGAATCCATGTTTGCATCATGGATGGAATGCAATAAGAAATATGATGAAGCTAAGAATCTAACCTACGCTGAGTTCCCAGAGAAGTTTGTCTGGAAAGCTAAATTGCGCGAGTGGAAACCACGTCAAAAAGGCTACTCCATTGGTAGAATATATCACGCTTCCCCTGGATCAGGTGAGCGATACTATTTTAGGACTTTGTTAAACCACGTTCGAGGTCCTACATGTTATGAAGATATAAGGAGGGTTGATGGCATCCCGTACAACTCTTTCAGAAATGCGTGTTATGCGCGGGGTTTACTTGACGACGACAAAGAGTATATTGATGGCATCGAAGAGGCAAGTCGGTGGGGATCAGCAACCTACTTAAGAAGTCTTTTCGTGACACTCTTAACTTCTGGGAGTGTATCAAGAGTTCAAGACCAGAGGAGGTATGGGAAAAAACATGGCGGCTATTATCAGACGACATCCTGCACAGACAGCGAAG ATTCGCAACTTACTGAAGAGGATCTCAAAAATTACACATTGATTAAAATTGAGAACTTACTCCAGAAAAACGGAAGTAGCTTGGAGAAGTTTCCATCAATGACTGTGCCAAGTGAAAATTTCATCAGAGAAAGTGGTAACAGGCTTATAGCGGAAGAGCTTCGCTACGATAAGAAGTGTTTGGCAGAAGAATTATCTAAACTCCTACCATGCTTAACAGATGAGCAAAGGAACGTTTACGATCTCATCATGACTACTGTTGCTAACGACCAAGGGGGTCTTTTCTTCATTTACGGTCATGGTGGAACTGGCAAGACGTTGGAAAATACTATGTGCCGCAATTCATTCCAGGGGCGAGAAAGTACTGCCAGTTGCTTTAAGTGGAATCGCAGCATTGTTGTTACCAGGAGGGGTAACCGCACATTCTAG